The following coding sequences lie in one Nycticebus coucang isolate mNycCou1 chromosome 20, mNycCou1.pri, whole genome shotgun sequence genomic window:
- the LOC128573004 gene encoding prothymosin alpha-like isoform X2 yields MTGSPTGGSEKPSLHCSWVRLPPRRNHLRRCGLRQLYRQGPRTLAFFSIPRIGSPTCPTMSDTAVDTSSEITTKDLKEKKEVVDEAENGRDAPANGNANEENGEQEADHEVDEEEEDDEDEEAEATMGKRAAEDDEEEDVDTKKQKTEEDD; encoded by the exons ATGACAGGGAGCCCCACTGGCGGCTCTGAAAAGCCATCTTTGCATTGTTCCTGGGTCCGGCTTCCTCCTCGTCGCAACCACCTCCGCCGCTGCGGACTCCGGCAGCTTTATCGCCAGGGTCCCCGAACTCTCGCTTTCTTTTCCATCCCCCGCATCGGATCACCAACGTGCCCCACCATGTCAGACACAGCGGTGGACACCAGCTCCGAGATCACCACCAAGGACttaaaggagaagaaggaagttgTGGATGAGGCAGAGAATGGAAGAGATGCCCCTGCTAATGGGAACGCTAATGAGGAAAATGGGGAGCAGGAGGCTGACCATGAGGtcgatgaagaagaggaagacg AtgaagatgaggaagctgaggccaccATGGGCAAAAGGGCAGCTGAagatgatgaggaggaggatgTTGATACCAAGAAGCAGAAGACTGAGGAGGATGACTag
- the LOC128573004 gene encoding prothymosin alpha-like isoform X1: MTGSPTGGSEKPSLHCSWVRLPPRRNHLRRCGLRQLYRQGPRTLAFFSIPRIGSPTCPTMSDTAVDTSSEITTKDLKEKKEVVDEAENGRDAPANGNANEENGEQEADHEVDEEEEDGGEEEEEEGDGEGEDGDEDEEAEATMGKRAAEDDEEEDVDTKKQKTEEDD, encoded by the coding sequence ATGACAGGGAGCCCCACTGGCGGCTCTGAAAAGCCATCTTTGCATTGTTCCTGGGTCCGGCTTCCTCCTCGTCGCAACCACCTCCGCCGCTGCGGACTCCGGCAGCTTTATCGCCAGGGTCCCCGAACTCTCGCTTTCTTTTCCATCCCCCGCATCGGATCACCAACGTGCCCCACCATGTCAGACACAGCGGTGGACACCAGCTCCGAGATCACCACCAAGGACttaaaggagaagaaggaagttgTGGATGAGGCAGAGAATGGAAGAGATGCCCCTGCTAATGGGAACGCTAATGAGGAAAATGGGGAGCAGGAGGCTGACCATGAGGtcgatgaagaagaggaagacggtggggaggaagaggaggaagaaggtgaTGGTGAAGGAGAGGATGGAGAtgaagatgaggaagctgaggccaccATGGGCAAAAGGGCAGCTGAagatgatgaggaggaggatgTTGATACCAAGAAGCAGAAGACTGAGGAGGATGACTag